A window of Dysidea avara chromosome 1, odDysAvar1.4, whole genome shotgun sequence genomic DNA:
TTGCTACTAAAGtgtcaggcccgtagccagggggggttcggggggttctgaagaaccgccctcttggaaaaaaggtccacaatttcagtaaaaggtccacaattttagcaaaaaggtccacaattttagtatacaagtccaaattttcaggagcaaaagtccattagctacagtttactagacaccactataataagaagctaaaataagtgctccgagtaactcattcagtgcttgcattaaatgcaatgcaagatcgagatactctaatagagcagtcaaccactctaatagaacaatcactctaatagaacagtcacaattacattttcttttcaaagctacttaatttacatgtagattgtctaaaccgagctttcattaaaatataagattttggtggacaagcccctccatgcagagcccacgaatagcatccatgcttcaactccatgcaatgtgtaaatttcattgtttaagataccctttgttctgctacactgcccctgttgatcatggcagagtgctcaatctttcccattcttattcattgtgacattccaatatattatatttagacacatgcatgtgcagatggtataattacagtagcagtagagatatttttccagatatcattcatacagctggtcttcagcttacctaaaaaaattgttatttttattgactgaaatgccactaaattcaaccttttagtatctgttttcaaaaaattttctgggggggcatgcccccagacccccctagattgggtgtgcttcgcacacccagtctcagtacctttattaatcatcatgcaagtaaaggtccacttttggtcaaaaagaacccccctttcaaaattcctggctacgggcctgagtGTGTAATCGCGCTGATAAAAACCGCGAAAATGATAACTGCTCCAGCAATATCGATCAATCATGCAAAATTGACTGTAACGAAAATGTGGCTGCGATCAGGAATGACGAGTGGAAGATTCAATTTAAGAAGTTGCAGTGTCAGCTGGAAGACCAGTACTGTTTGCATAACCTAGGATGGGTGAATTGCAAGCTGGGGACGTCCAGTGGTGTAGTTGAGAAGGAGTGTACACCGTGTACTGGATACTCCTTTCTATCTGTAGCTCTCAGTACTGCTTATTACATGTCCACTACACCATTGTGCACTTACATAAAGACTTTGGTTTTGTTACGACTGTATGCAGTGATGTGCTATACAGCTCTCATttttgtcacatttgtatatgaATGCTACACTGGGACGATACTGACAACGTGTCCATTGTGTGTTATCCTGATCAACCTCATCATTGTAGTAGACCTATGCTGGCTGTATACAAGTCCAGGTAATGTGGTGTTTGATACGTACAATTACGTTGGGGAGAAGTGTGTTCAGACTTGTTATGACATCCCATTGTTTGTTGAGTCCAAGTCTTTTGTGTCCCTATCAGCCATTCCTTCCTGTAGTGCTTACTTCTTAAGTTGTTTCTGCAGTCCTGTCTATATCATCTCCATTACTGCAATTATAACAATGCTGGAAATTGTGTGTTGGGTACACACAGAGGCTGAAAAGATACGGTGTGGAGCATTTACTGCTGGCTCTTTAAGAAGCTGGATGATGAGGCGCCAGCATTACTTCAATAGGAGTTACTTCTACTACATAACCTCATTTCTGACTAAAGTCACACCTTCGATTCTAATATCACTGACTACTGCTTGCTATCTAAGTGGCTTTTGTAGCCCTGTATACTTTGTTATTATAATTACTGTCATGCCTACAGTGGAATACTGTCGGGCATTCCCAGGCCTCTTCAATTATCCACAACAACTGTTTAGCTGGTGTATGGCCAATGTAACCAATTGTGTTCGGAGTTGCTATTGTTACACTATTAACATCATCAACTTGGTGAAGACACAGTTCATTAATGCTTGGTATTACTTTCCTGGTCCATTTGTAATTAAGATTGTCATTCCTCTAATTGTGATACCTGCTTGTGGTACCTATGTGGTGATCTACCATTATGGCTCTACTGTACAGAAAGTAGACATGACAATGATGTCTGAAAAGAGAGGGTCCTTAATAGTTGAAACAGTTGTTGACCGGATTAGACAATCGATGATTTTTCATGATGATTTTGGCTACATCAGACGAATCTGCTGGGTGGAAACACAAGATGGTGCAAACTACTTGACCACATTCAGACCAGGCTATCATGGGGGGTTATGGCGAGTGGATGAGGTGAACTTTGAGGTAACAAAAGACACAACTACCTATTCACAACTCCTCCAAAAATATGATCTAATAAAGTCGGAATTTGGCATTGACTGGTTGGTAGTGCAGTGGAGGGATTTGAGGACATCGTTGTACTGTGGACTGGCGATCTGGTTGTACATGTGCACCATAGAAGAGCCTATACCATCTAACATTGATGATCAAGCTGATCACTGGAAGAGGAACTACAACCCAGAGAAGAATCCTGAAGACTTTGTTAATCCTGTCAGGGAATGGGAGAGAAATTATCCAGGTAGCtattgtataatgtacatactGAATTCATTGTGCTGTGAATACATCTTTGTTCTTAACATCAACAAATATTCTGCTTtataattttgtatgcaaattataaatttaatggGTGTACGTATATGAAACTTTTCAGACCAATTGTACTTAAGTTTTTGTTTACTTAGAACACCTTGCATTTTGAATGTCTTAGTTTTTAAATGTGACCTTATTACCATATTGTCTCGAATAGTGGCCTGGGTGTTTATTTCTTTCGAGCAACTTTCACCCAGACCCAGTGGCCTGGGTGAGAAGCTACTTCAGTGAAATAAACGTCTAGGTAACTTTTACCGAGGCCATTTTTCAAGACCGGCCACTATTCAAGTATGAGGATACCACCATGCAGTAAGTATACTGATGCTGTTGACCAATTAAAAGTCATTGATAATACTTGCCAATATTAGGAGTGGTGGTGTGAACTCACCTGCAGATTGACAGTAAGAAAGTATCACTGATAAAAAGTATTTTAAGTGATGTAAAATGAATGTATGTGATCTGGGGTAACAATTCACCAGTGTATATTACTTGTATCTGATGTTTATATTTGGACAGGTTGTTACAGAGACATTGACTTGTACATTGTACTGGACAGCTCTAGTAGTATTGGAGAAGTTTCATATGTAAAAGCAAAGAATTTTGTGGCAGACTTGATTAGTGGCTTCACAATTGCTGAAGATGGCGTGAGAGTTGGACTTGTTATCTACGGAACAATTGCAAGTCTCAAATTTGACCTAACACATTCCTTTAACAAGAATGTCATAGTAGATAAAATTAAATCTGTAGAGTATCTCAGCAGTTTCACTGCTACAGGAGATGCCATAAGTCTCATGACAAACACTGGCTTCACTGAAGAACATGGAGTACGAGCATCTGATGGAGCCATCCCACGTGTAGCCATAGTCCTGACTGATGGAAAGTCTAATCATGGACAAAATGTGCCTGGGGCAGCTCAGTCAgctagggaccagtctattgaAATGTTTGCATTTGGAATTGGTAGTAATATCAATGAAACAGAGTTATTACAAATTGCTGGGTCACCAGAGAGAGTGTTTCGGATTGACAGCTTTAGTAACATCGATGATGTGAAAGCAATGATCACTCAAGGGTCTTGCAAATGTAAGTTATTGAGCTCTATTACAGTTGTAATAACAATGACAAATTTTACCAATACACAATTTTACATTGGTAGAAATATGCCATGTGTACCTAGAGTTGTCCATTTGAAATTGCATCACACTATAAGTGAGTTCTAGGAAAGCCTGTCTTATCTCCCATCACAACAGTTTGAACCTGCATGAATACATAATCAAATTTCACTTCAAAATCTGCTTTCACTGGCTGTTCTTTCCAAACTCAGTGCATTGCAAGCTGTATAAGCAATCTGGAGTTATGGCCAACATGAGGATGGCTATAAAATTAGGTGGCTGTACAGTCTGGTGGTGTTGGATaaagacctgaatggcccataactagGCCAATGGTTCATCTCTACACATTTCTGTTTCAGTTTGAAAACACCATTGTCACCCTCACCGACCACCATTATGAGCTCACCTGATATAGACAACTGAAGTAATGTATAGAGCAAAATACTTAAAATGAATTACTTCAGTGTGCATGAAATTTCATGTTGAGTAACTAAACGAAGACATTTACAAAGACAGAAGCGAAGTATTTATTCTTTGTACTATGTGCAGTGCATCTCTTCATTATTATGTAGTTATATAAGTCAACTGTCTTGTTGCAGCTACTGTGAAAGCTACAGTCAATTTGACTTACAGTGGAAACCTTACTAATGGCCAAAGTAAAGTGTTTGAGTTTACAGTCGATGAAGGAGGTATTACAGTTGAAACACACACCAACAGTGGAATGATAACACTCTTTGGCTCCTATACCAACCCTAATCCTAGTCCAGTATGGCATGACCACGTTGTACAAGGGATCCAGGATAGTAACACAGTGCTTATACCACACTTGGCTGCAGTTAAGAGGAGGCAGGCTGACTCCGtagtgttttattgtagcttGGTTGGAGTGGATAGCAACAATGAATTCTCAATCAAAGCATTGAAGAACTCATTCTCTTGACTGTGTGCATAGACTGAACATAATTTCCAAGCTGCTTAACATATACACTTATAGCTGTTAATGTATTTGAGTTTGTAACTTTTTATTATGTGCACTGTTTttgttacatgtacaataaagtGATTGGttgatttattatttaaaaTCACAGTACTCGGCAAAGCCATTCTTCCACACTGCATGGAGTACTCATAACattacaaacacatgcacatgcagtaaCACTGCTaagctacacacaacacataaaaATTATTACTACtgtcagggctgcccagagaaattaaggggcccagggcaaagagttaaagtggggcccttcacccaagttgtaaggtgaaaaccaaaaaaaaaaaaaaaaaaaagaaaaaaaaaaaaaaaaaaggtcactgctggcaatgacaataactacccagcaccaaccatatctccttatctataagcttgctacactgctcctctgaagaatactgtgactgctctattagagtatttagatctgactgctctattagagtatatcgatcttttaaacaggtattcagggggcccttcatggggcctcctggggcccggggcaaaatgccccagttgcccccccccctcccctgtgggcggccctgactacTGTAGTAACAATAACAGTTCAGGATGAGTACTTATTACAAATTATTAGTAATGTCATCAAATATACTAGATGGCAATGAATTCCACTACACTGTAGCCTGGTGCCAAAAAAAGTGCTAACTAAAGTTCTTTTTGTATCATTTGAAATGTCTGCAAATCATTTTAACGTCTGGTATTGTAAGAATATTTACAATCAAAGTTTATTGGTGGCTGAAGCAAAATACCCTCACCAAGATAATGTTAACCCAACATGGTAGGATTACATAATAATTCCTACCatgtcaatggcggatccaggatggggcatttggggcaaatgcccccccccccccctaccttcaagaaattgcatacaagatcgagatactctaatagagcagtcgattatactctaataaagtaatcacaatgttcatgaggcagtgtagcttacccaCGAAgttataaataggattttattttacataacatacgtgatataatatatttggtaaaagatcactagctatt
This region includes:
- the LOC136269286 gene encoding uncharacterized protein: MSTTPLCTYIKTLVLLRLYAVMCYTALIFVTFVYECYTGTILTTCPLCVILINLIIVVDLCWLYTSPGNVVFDTYNYVGEKCVQTCYDIPLFVESKSFVSLSAIPSCSAYFLSCFCSPVYIISITAIITMLEIVCWVHTEAEKIRCGAFTAGSLRSWMMRRQHYFNRSYFYYITSFLTKVTPSILISLTTACYLSGFCSPVYFVIIITVMPTVEYCRAFPGLFNYPQQLFSWCMANVTNCVRSCYCYTINIINLVKTQFINAWYYFPGPFVIKIVIPLIVIPACGTYVVIYHYGSTVQKVDMTMMSEKRGSLIVETVVDRIRQSMIFHDDFGYIRRICWVETQDGANYLTTFRPGYHGGLWRVDEVNFEVTKDTTTYSQLLQKYDLIKSEFGIDWLVVQWRDLRTSLYCGLAIWLYMCTIEEPIPSNIDDQADHWKRNYNPEKNPEDFVNPVREWERNYPGCYRDIDLYIVLDSSSSIGEVSYVKAKNFVADLISGFTIAEDGVRVGLVIYGTIASLKFDLTHSFNKNVIVDKIKSVEYLSSFTATGDAISLMTNTGFTEEHGVRASDGAIPRVAIVLTDGKSNHGQNVPGAAQSARDQSIEMFAFGIGSNINETELLQIAGSPERVFRIDSFSNIDDVKAMITQGSCKSTVKATVNLTYSGNLTNGQSKVFEFTVDEGGITVETHTNSGMITLFGSYTNPNPSPVWHDHVVQGIQDSNTVLIPHLAAVKRRQADSVVFYCSLVGVDSNNEFSIKALKNSFS